In Leptotrichia hongkongensis, the genomic stretch GCTCCAAATGATACTGCTGAAGGAAGATTTGAAAACAGAAGAATCGAATTCAAAACTACAAAATAGTAATAACCAGTATTAATAAAAATATTTTTATAAATTGTCTAGTTATTTCAATATTGGAATAATTAGGCAATTTTTTTGAAAAGTTTTAGAATTATAGTGAAATAAATTTAATTTTAGTGTATAATATAGGAAATATTTTTTATATAAAGGAGTCTGATAGAAAATGTACTAAACTTATGTGAATTTCTATTATTTAATAGAATGAAAAATATATAAATTATAAAATTAATTTTAGTATAATTTTAAAATATATTTGAATCTTAGATATCTAAATAAAAAAGTAAATGTAATTACAGAAAGAGGTGAAAAAATTATGTGGTTTACAAAATCACAAAATGAAGTTTTAAAGGAATTAAATGTAAATCCTAAGGTTGGGTTGACAAAAGATGAAGTAAATGCAAGGCTTGAAAAATATGGACAGAATAAATTAAAAGGAAAGGCCAAAAAGACATTGATGCAATTATTTATTGCACAGCTTCAGGATATGCTGATTTATGTATTAATTGCAGCGGCTGTGATAAATCTGATAGTGGATATTAAACACGGCTGGACAGATGCTTTGATTATAATGGCAGTGGTACTTATAAATGCAATAGTTGGAGTGGTACAGGAATCTAAGGCTGAAAAGGCGCTTGAAGCACTTCAGCAAATGACAACTCCTAAGAGCTTGGTTCGAAGAAATGGAGAAGTTATAGAGGTTAACTCAGAAGATTTAGTTCCAGGAGATATTTTGATAATAGATGCTGGTAGATTTATTCCAGCAGATGTAAGGCTTATAGAGAGTGCCAATTTACAAATTGAAGAGTCGGCACTTACGGGAGAATCAGTACCAAGTGAAAAAAATGCTGATTTTATTACCAAAGATGAAAAAATTCCTGTTGGAGATAAGGAAAATATGGCATTTATGTCAACTATGGCTACTTATGGACGTGGAGAAGGTGTAGTAGTTGCAACAGGAATGGAAACAGAAATTGGTAAAATTGCAAAAATACTTGATGAAGATGAAAATACATTAACTCCTCTTCAGATAAAGCTAGATGAACTTGGTAAAACTCTTGGTTATATTGCAATGGGAATTTGTGCTGTAATATTTATTGTTGGAATTATTCAAAAACGTCCTATCCTAGAAATGTTTATGACGTCAATAAGTTTGGCAGTTGCGGCTATCCCTGAAGGGCTTGTTGCAATTGTTGCAATCGTGCTTGCGATGGGTGTAAATAAAATGTCAAAGAAAAATGCGATTGTAAGAAAATTGCCTGCAGTGGAAACATTGGGAGCAGTAAATATAATTTGTTCAGATAAAACGGGAACATTGACTCAAAATAAAATGACAGTTGTAAAAACTTACACATTTGATAATTTGAGGGATATACCTTCAGAAGGTAGAGATTTTGTGGCAAATAAGGATGAAACTGAATTAATTCGTTCGTTTGTCCTTTGTTCAGATGCTTCTATTGACAGTGGACAGGATATTGGAGATCCAACAGAAGTGGCACTGGTTGTACTGGGAGATAGATTTAATCTTGAGAAAAATACTTTAAATGCAGAGTACAAAAGAGTAAGTGAAAATCCATTTGATTCAGATAGAAAATTAATGTCAACATTAAACGAAGAAGGAGATGGCAAGTATAGAGTTCATACAAAAGGTGCTATTGACAATATTCTAGTAAGAGCAGATAAAATTCTAGTGGATGGAAAAATTGTTGCATTGACTGAGGAAATGAAAGAAAAAATATTAAAAGTTGCAACAGAAATGTCGGATGATGCACTTCGTGTGCTGGGAGTAGCTTTTAAAGATGTGGATACTGTAATTGCTCCAGAAGAAATGGAAAAAGAGCTGGTTGTAGTTGGAATTGTTGGAATGATTGATCCGCCAAGAACGGAAGTTAAAGATTCGATAACAGAAGCAAAAAATGCTGGAATTACTCCGATTATGATTACAGGAGATCATAAAAATACTGCGGTTGCCATTGCAAAAGAATTAGGAATTGCTACAGATATAAGTCAAAGTTTGACTGGTGCTGAAATTGATGAGCTTTCAGATAAGGAATTTTCTGAAAATATTAGCAAATATAGAGTTTTTGCAAGAGTATCGCCTGAACATAAGGTAAAAATCGTAAGAGCGTTTAAGGAAAAAGGTAATATTGTTTCAATGACAGGAGATGGAGTAAATGATGCTCCGTCACTTAAATTTGCTGATATTGGTGTCGCTATGGGAATTACAGGAACTGATGTTTCAAAAGGCGCAAGTGATATGATTTTGACTGATGACAACTTTACTACGATTGTTCATGCGATTGAAGAAGGAAGAAACATTTATAATAATATCAAAAAAACTATCATATTCTTGCTTTCATGTAATTTGGGAGAAATAATTTGTATTTTCTTATCAACATTGTTGAATTGGGACTTGCCATTAGTTGCAACACAGTTATTATGGGTAAATCTAGTTACTGATACATTACCTGCATTAGCACTTGGAATTGATCCAGGGGATAAAGATGTAATGAAACGTTCTCCAAGAAATCCTAAGGAAAGTTTCTTTTCGGAAGGTGCAGGAATGCGTGCAGTAATTGGTGGAACATTAATCGGATTTTTAACATTGGCAGCATTTTATATTGGAATTAATGAAACTGGAATGATTGGAAATCTTGGACAGTTGGAAACAATGGCAAAAGCTGGAAATGAAGCTGCAAAACACGCATTGACACAAGGTAGAACAATGGCATTTATCGTGCTTACAGTATCACAGCTATTTTATTCATTAACAATGAGAAATAGCCAAAAAACAATATTTGAAATTGGAATTTTCAAGAATAAATATTTAATTTATTCAATTATAATTGGAATTGCATTACAAATAGGATTGACTTCATTTGCACCAATTGCACAAGTATTTAAAGTAACAAAAATTTCATTTGAAAATTGGGATATTGTCTTGCTGTTTGCACTAATACCATTCGCAGTTAACGAAGTAATAAAGCTAATTTCAAGAAAGAAAAGTAAGTAAAAAATTATAAAAAGTTAAGTTTTAATTTCGAGAAACCTTGACAAATGCTGAAAATGTGGTAAGATATAGTAAATGATTT encodes the following:
- a CDS encoding cation-translocating P-type ATPase, whose product is MWFTKSQNEVLKELNVNPKVGLTKDEVNARLEKYGQNKLKGKAKKTLMQLFIAQLQDMLIYVLIAAAVINLIVDIKHGWTDALIIMAVVLINAIVGVVQESKAEKALEALQQMTTPKSLVRRNGEVIEVNSEDLVPGDILIIDAGRFIPADVRLIESANLQIEESALTGESVPSEKNADFITKDEKIPVGDKENMAFMSTMATYGRGEGVVVATGMETEIGKIAKILDEDENTLTPLQIKLDELGKTLGYIAMGICAVIFIVGIIQKRPILEMFMTSISLAVAAIPEGLVAIVAIVLAMGVNKMSKKNAIVRKLPAVETLGAVNIICSDKTGTLTQNKMTVVKTYTFDNLRDIPSEGRDFVANKDETELIRSFVLCSDASIDSGQDIGDPTEVALVVLGDRFNLEKNTLNAEYKRVSENPFDSDRKLMSTLNEEGDGKYRVHTKGAIDNILVRADKILVDGKIVALTEEMKEKILKVATEMSDDALRVLGVAFKDVDTVIAPEEMEKELVVVGIVGMIDPPRTEVKDSITEAKNAGITPIMITGDHKNTAVAIAKELGIATDISQSLTGAEIDELSDKEFSENISKYRVFARVSPEHKVKIVRAFKEKGNIVSMTGDGVNDAPSLKFADIGVAMGITGTDVSKGASDMILTDDNFTTIVHAIEEGRNIYNNIKKTIIFLLSCNLGEIICIFLSTLLNWDLPLVATQLLWVNLVTDTLPALALGIDPGDKDVMKRSPRNPKESFFSEGAGMRAVIGGTLIGFLTLAAFYIGINETGMIGNLGQLETMAKAGNEAAKHALTQGRTMAFIVLTVSQLFYSLTMRNSQKTIFEIGIFKNKYLIYSIIIGIALQIGLTSFAPIAQVFKVTKISFENWDIVLLFALIPFAVNEVIKLISRKKSK